In Triplophysa dalaica isolate WHDGS20190420 chromosome 19, ASM1584641v1, whole genome shotgun sequence, the sequence TCCCATCACATAATCCACATGGCCTGCTGTGGCCTTTTCGAATGCTAAAGTGCTTTTACCTTTGCTGTCTGCAATTTGATTTAACACATAGTTGAGTTCATCTGTATTAACAGAAATCTTGTAAAGAATTCCCTTGCCAGTGTGCCTCAAAGCCCAACTCAGCTATATGTCCTGTTTATTAGGTTTTGTTTGCTTAACAGCTGGTTAATGGTCTGAAGCTACTGCCCCCACATTTCCCTTAAGTAACTGAAGACAGATGAGTTTTGTTTCACTCACACGCagctttgttttgcaaagtGACATGTGAAGGTGCGACCTCTCTGACATGACAGGAACCACCTGGCGCTCGTAGAACACTGTGATACCGGTCAGTACAAAtcaaaagccaaaaatacatctGGACAAACATTCAGAACCGCTTCGTGCTAAGCAACATAGCTCTTGTGCTTTATGCCGTGACAGAATGTCATTAAAGTCATTTCCTTTATATCAGCAGAAGGATCTTAAAATTGAATCAgattgttttaatgatttatcTTAATGTAGTAGGCTTTGAATTTAACCCATTGTGTCCAAAACAATTTCCCCATCAGTGTCTCCTCAGTCAGATCGTGAGGACGAGGGTGTTTTACATGGTTACGGGTCCAGAGACTCCATCCTTAGCAACTGCCACAGGCGGAGCTGGAACAGCCGGAAGAGGGAGAAGGAAACAGACTGGTTTGTGGTTTTTCCTATATATAATTCTGAAACTGGTAAAGCAACACCGTGGAAGCTTTAATGGGCATAACAATAATCCTTGGTAAAGTCATTATGTGGTCATGGTTTGGCTTTTAAAATCAAGTGCTTGCAACGTCCTCATGTGTGCGGTTGCATTTGCAGTCCTGTCTCGAAGAAGACGAACAGCAGTGGTGGAAAGCAGAAGAAACGGGACTGCAGAACTAAAATCATGCAATGCTCCACCCTTTTTCTTGTTCTCACCGGAGTGCTCCTGTACCTGGTGATGGGAGCTCTGGTGTTCAATGCCATCGAGGCTCCTTATGAAGAAAGCCACCATGATGAACTGCAAACTATCCGTAATGAGTTTCTAGGCAACTACACGTGTGTGGATCAAGACCATCTAGAGTTGCTGATAAATGTAAGCGATATATTGCACAATGGGTTGGTACAAACTCAAACTATTTATCTGAAGTTATTTGACAGAGTTGTATACTGTAATGTCCCTGTATTTTAAAGAGTAATGAGCAAtgctaaggtcatgggtttaatGATCAAATGTGTACAGTACCtaagataaaagtgtctgcaaaatgGATAAATGTCATGTTTGATTAGAACAACAAAATATCTATCCTATTTAGAgattagattttattttgtttatttttatttgctatctataaacttattttaaacttaaaaaagcaTACGTCTACTTCTTAAGTGTTTCTtagaaatatacttaaaatgacACTTAAGTATACCTATACTAAAAAGTAAACTTACTATCAGATCGAGCTTATTAAATCACTTTCACatagttttaaataaacttacaaTGTTCAAGTCACAAGTCAGTTTTGAGGTATAGAATAGcttaaagtaaaaacattttggaaacTTAAGATGATTTAATTTGTACACAGTGATAACAAGAAATTactttaaaacttcttaaagaTATAGGCATCAAGTTTAAcaatgtatgtttataaaataaaaatagaacagTAGTATAGCCTACTAcgcaaaaatatgcaaaaataatatatgaatgTTTGTAAACTATAAATTTATCTAAAGTTCACTAACATATTAGTTTAAGCCTTGAGATACACTAACAGTATATAAGCTAGTAAAATAGTAGTTTACTGTGAGTATACTTCAATGTGTACTttaaggagcaatgtggagattttagaagtatctagtggtgagtttgCGAATCGCAACCAACAACTCATCCCTCCTCCCTCCCTTTTGAAACACTACAGAGGCTTGTTTGTCCTAGAAACAACACGACAACAACATTCCATGCAAGTAGACCCGTGGTgcatgtatgtagatagaaatagttcattctaaggtaataataacataacgcttcattatgtaagttctttataaacctctgaagacagaGTTATGTATATTGCCTTTCTGTCAATATATCCTccaaaaactacacactggagctttaatacatttaaaatgtgctaAAAGTATTGCACAAACAATCATTATATcagaaaatgcagttttaaactAGTTGTGTACTCAAAGTTGGCTACTGTTGCACTTAAAGTATACTCAAAAGTGCACTTCTATAAACTAAAGATCCAATTTAGTCCCAAGAAGTACTGGAATAATAAACTTTCAAGCATACTACTAGTACATTTATAAATTGGTACACATACTTCATGAAGTATACTTATTAAAATGGACTTAAAGTATGCTTACTTTTTAAGTGTAACCCCTTGTCCACTACCTTTAACCCACGCAGAAGGTGGCAGAGGCTATCAGTGTTGGAGTTGACCCAAGCAGTAACACAACATTCAGCACCAGTTGGGACCTGGCCAGCGCTTTCTTCTTCTGTGGCACCATTGTCACCACCATTGGTATGGTACTACCACATCGCTAGCTGAAAATACCTGCATGTCAAACCCAAAGCCTGGCCCGACCTCTGCATTCTGGAGATCAATGGCGCTTTGAGGTTTCTAAAAATATCAGCCGTCAGAtcaaagtgtttgtttgtgatttagGTTATGGAAATATCTCTCCAAAGACACCGTGGGGTCAGTTCTTCTGTATCTGGTTTACGCTGATTGGAATTCCCTTGTTTGGCTTTCTGCTGGCCGCTGCTGGAGATCATCTGGGGACATCGCTGAGGAAAGCCATCGCTAAAATTGAAGCTCTTTTATGGGTAAATGATACTGATGACAAACGTGAAATCACACGACATTTCTTATAACAGGGCGTACATGAAACTTCTAAACATTCTAtgatgtcttttgtcgtgtcgcaTCCGGTGTAGATACGGTGTAAGTGTAAAAgtatatgaaatgaaaattctgtcattcttgtcatttcaaacctgtgttcAATCTCTCTTtattccacagaacacaaaagaagatattttgaagaatattggtaaccgaacaacgacGGTCCAATTCACTgatattgtatggacacagaaccaatccaagtgaatgggtaccgccattgtttggttaccaaaaatctttaaaatatcttctttttattctgcagaagaaagtcttacagatttgacatgacaaaagagtgagtaaataatgacagaattgttatttttggatgGACTGTCACTTAAAAGTTAGACCACAAAAAGCTCTAAACCACTACATTTCTCAAGAAATTTGCCCGTCGGTTTTCTTTGTCTTCTCCTGTCAGAAGTGGAAGGTGAGCCCAACCATTGTGCGTGTCATCAGCGCCCTGCTTTCCATCCTTCTGGGCTGTGTTCTCTTCGTATTTGTGCCAACTTTAGTTTTTCAAAAGGTGGAAGATTGGACCCTTCTAGAGTCCTCCTACTTTGTGGTAATCACACTAACAACTGTGGGCTTTGGAGACTATGTCGCAGGTATCACAAACTTTCACTTCTACAAATATCACTTGTAGATCCAGTTGAATTCAAGTTGATAAATTGTCTCTTTTTCtagagacatttttttatgacaaaTGCTTTTTCCAGACCCTATGTGATGGTTTTACATGATGTTTGATGTATAGTGACTACAAATCTATACTAGAAACAGCTAAAATGACTCTTCATGTGCATTATTCATTCCCTGTCTATCAGGTGACAGCAGTAAAGCGGGTCAAGATCACTGGTACAAGCCTCTAGTGTGGTTCTGGATTCTGTTCGGTTTGGCCTATTTTGTGTCCATTCTCACCATGATTGGGAACTGGATTCTCGTTCTTACCCAAAAAACCAGAGCTGAGGTAAGACTAAATAACACCATGAATACAAAGGCATTGTCTAAACCAAATGTGTTATGTAACACCAGCTGTGCCCGGTCAAACTTCCTGGTCAAACTCGAGCACTATGAGTCCAATCAAATTATTAATTCTCTCTCAATTCCATCCCTTCTATCTCCATGACTAACTTCCTTCCGTTTTCTTTCACATCCGTAATTCATCCCACAACTCTTATTGTACTAACCTGAAATCTGTATCAAATTTCTATCATTCTGTGACATACAAATCTCTCCATAACTCTCAAGCCTTTCCATTTCTCCTGCCCTACTTTCTGCTCTCAGATGGAAGAGTTGAGAGCGCACGCCTCAGACTGGACTCAGAACATTCAGAACATGTCCGTGGATTTCCGCATTGCCGGAAAACTGGACGATCCTTCAAGAGCACCCGAAG encodes:
- the LOC130407463 gene encoding LOW QUALITY PROTEIN: potassium channel subfamily K member 4 (The sequence of the model RefSeq protein was modified relative to this genomic sequence to represent the inferred CDS: inserted 1 base in 1 codon), yielding MQCSTLFLVLTGVLLYLVMGALVFNAIEAPYEESHHDELQTIRNEFLGNYTCVDQDHLELLINKVAEAISVGVDPSSNTTFSTSWDLASAFFFCGTIVTTIGYGNISPKTPWGQFFCIWFTLIGIPLFGFLLAAAGDHLGTSLRKAIAKIEALLWKWKVSPTIVRVISALLSILLGCVLFVFVPTLVFQKVEDWTLLESSYFVVITLTTVGFGDYVAGDSSKAGQDHWYKPLVWFWILFGLAYFVSILTMIGNWILVLTQKTRAEMEELRAHASDWTQNIQNMSVDFRIAGKLDDPXKSTRRKRRHKRHRRSGSQGGLGEAGSEGKGENESESGSYSGSSDESESSSETDSDVTKTDRVPEGESAKDLEKEEKVSTKDPTISQPLEYFGENLAFIDESSDAVSGKVHLDPFLDKSESNPTSIDRPKRRRQRRHLRRDLKKPKITIISPNEVSIDEHVALNGDIQQKDPSPLQPKL